From the Pseudoalteromonas tunicata genome, one window contains:
- a CDS encoding S1 RNA-binding domain-containing protein: MPSLGKFNSLTITELAPEGAYLDGLELGEVFLPHAEVPADASANSIISVFVYLDSKGVATATTKQPHAQVGDFCLLRVKEINSTGAFVDIGIDKDLLVPFNEQGPKLEQGRSYLIHFYLDKASGRMCGSTKLNKFLDKTPANYIPLQEVDLIIAGKTDLGYKTVVNQSHWGIIYHDQVFRPLFPGQKFKGFVRKIREDNKLDITLEKPGMEKIDSLSQKILDELNKQNGFLALGDKSDPEKIKKLFATSKANYKKAIGGLYKQGLIEIEATHISLK, from the coding sequence CATCTTTAGGAAAGTTTAATTCACTCACCATTACTGAACTTGCCCCTGAAGGTGCATATCTTGATGGTTTAGAATTAGGTGAAGTATTTTTACCTCATGCCGAAGTCCCAGCTGATGCATCAGCAAACTCTATCATTTCAGTATTTGTTTACCTGGATTCAAAAGGTGTAGCAACGGCAACAACCAAACAACCTCATGCACAAGTTGGCGACTTTTGTTTGTTACGCGTGAAAGAAATAAATTCTACTGGAGCATTTGTTGATATCGGTATTGATAAAGATTTATTAGTCCCGTTTAATGAGCAAGGTCCAAAATTAGAGCAAGGCCGCTCATACCTGATACATTTTTATTTAGATAAAGCCAGTGGCAGAATGTGTGGCTCAACAAAATTAAATAAATTTTTAGACAAAACGCCTGCTAATTATATTCCATTACAAGAAGTTGATTTGATCATCGCCGGTAAAACTGATTTAGGTTATAAAACAGTTGTAAATCAGAGCCATTGGGGAATTATTTATCATGATCAAGTTTTTCGTCCATTATTCCCGGGTCAAAAATTTAAAGGTTTTGTGCGAAAAATTCGTGAGGACAATAAGCTCGATATCACTCTAGAAAAACCAGGAATGGAAAAGATAGACTCGCTCTCTCAGAAGATTTTAGATGAATTGAATAAGCAAAATGGTTTTTTAGCGTTAGGTGATAAATCTGATCCCGAAAAAATTAAAAAGTTGTTTGCTACCAGTAAAGCTAATTATAAAAAAGCAATTGGTGGTTTGTATAAACAAGGTCTTATTGAAATTGAAGCTACACATATTTCTCTAAAGTAA
- the pyrF gene encoding orotidine-5'-phosphate decarboxylase — translation MSHLNDPKVLIALDFDDEEAALNFVNQLSPQDCRLKVGKEMFTYFGPEFVKKLIAKDFDVFLDLKFHDIPNTVAKAVVAAAKMGVWMVNVHASGGPEMMIKAKEALLPFGEKAPLLIAVTVLTSMDADELSRLGVTKSPQEQVLYLATLAKQSGLDGVVCSAQEASSLKDKFGKNFKLITPGIRPQGSEIGDQKRIMTPKLALENGSDYLVIGRPITQAEDPVAALAAINLSL, via the coding sequence ATGTCACACTTAAATGATCCAAAAGTATTAATAGCGCTTGATTTTGATGATGAAGAAGCTGCGTTGAACTTCGTGAATCAATTATCACCTCAAGATTGTCGCTTAAAAGTTGGCAAAGAAATGTTCACCTATTTCGGCCCTGAGTTTGTTAAAAAGCTGATAGCTAAAGATTTTGATGTTTTTTTAGATTTAAAATTCCACGATATTCCAAATACTGTTGCTAAAGCGGTAGTCGCTGCTGCTAAGATGGGTGTCTGGATGGTTAATGTTCACGCAAGTGGCGGGCCTGAAATGATGATAAAGGCAAAAGAAGCATTACTGCCATTTGGTGAAAAAGCACCATTACTTATTGCCGTAACGGTTTTAACGAGTATGGATGCTGATGAATTATCTCGATTAGGTGTAACTAAAAGTCCTCAAGAGCAAGTTTTATATTTGGCAACACTTGCTAAACAATCGGGATTAGACGGTGTAGTTTGCTCAGCACAAGAAGCGAGTAGTTTAAAAGATAAATTTGGAAAGAATTTCAAATTAATAACCCCAGGGATCAGACCGCAAGGAAGTGAAATTGGTGATCAAAAAAGAATAATGACACCTAAATTAGCACTTGAAAATGGAAGTGACTACCTTGTGATAGGTCGGCCAATAACTCAAGCAGAAGATCCAGTTGCTGCACTGGCTGCAATAAATTTATCTCTTTAA
- the lapB gene encoding lipopolysaccharide assembly protein LapB, with the protein MIELLFLLLPIAAGYGWIMGRNSAKSQAHIINRQITSQYSKGLKFLLDREEDQGLEHLINLLEVSADSVEHYLTLATMFRRRGELDRAIKIHELLLKQPSLDAATLENIVIELAEDYIMAGLFDSAEHHLLKLLSHGNCRAIELLFGIYQQTSDWQKGVSLYESYPKLFIKSQQKIAVANFYCELALEKQNTKIIKKSLNLDQLVVRPLFELGKSAHNRGDYVKAISYWRDLLIQSPFYAPIFIYELEQCYQQLNLLSDFEKLIVAEVNRGGVMIKIRYCKFLIESEQTEEAILFLSQSLQKHPNIRGFSYLLELVASKNSDINDLISKLNQLVQSYIATKSEFQCKHCGFTSHTLYWSCPSCKHWESIVPSRGLDGF; encoded by the coding sequence ATGATAGAACTATTATTTCTATTATTGCCTATTGCAGCTGGTTACGGTTGGATTATGGGACGCAATAGTGCCAAATCTCAAGCTCATATTATCAACCGCCAAATTACCTCCCAATATAGCAAAGGTTTAAAGTTTCTCCTCGATCGGGAGGAAGATCAAGGTTTAGAGCACTTAATTAATTTGCTAGAAGTTTCTGCTGACTCTGTTGAGCATTATTTGACATTAGCAACTATGTTTCGTCGCAGAGGTGAGCTGGACAGGGCGATTAAAATACATGAGCTTTTACTTAAACAACCTTCTTTAGATGCAGCTACCTTAGAAAATATTGTAATTGAGCTTGCCGAAGATTATATCATGGCTGGGCTATTTGATAGCGCAGAGCACCACCTATTAAAATTACTATCTCATGGCAATTGCCGAGCGATTGAATTGTTATTTGGTATTTACCAACAAACCAGTGACTGGCAAAAAGGTGTCAGTCTATATGAGTCCTATCCTAAGTTATTTATTAAATCCCAACAAAAAATTGCAGTCGCTAATTTCTATTGTGAACTTGCACTTGAAAAACAAAATACAAAAATAATTAAAAAAAGTCTTAATTTAGATCAGCTAGTTGTAAGACCTCTATTTGAGCTCGGAAAAAGTGCTCATAACCGTGGCGATTATGTCAAAGCAATTTCTTATTGGCGCGATTTACTGATCCAATCTCCTTTTTACGCCCCAATATTTATTTATGAACTTGAGCAATGTTACCAACAATTGAATTTACTTTCTGATTTTGAAAAATTAATTGTTGCAGAAGTAAATCGTGGCGGTGTGATGATTAAAATTCGCTACTGTAAATTTCTAATCGAGTCTGAGCAGACCGAAGAAGCAATTTTATTTTTATCACAATCTTTGCAAAAACATCCGAATATTCGAGGGTTCAGCTATTTATTGGAATTAGTCGCTTCTAAAAATTCAGATATTAATGACTTAATTTCAAAGTTGAATCAATTAGTGCAATCTTATATTGCAACCAAATCTGAATTTCAATGTAAACACTGTGGTTTTACAAGCCACACTCTTTATTGGTCCTGCCCATCATGTAAACACTGGGAATCTATAGTTCCAAGTCGTGGTTTAGATGGTTTTTGA
- a CDS encoding lipopolysaccharide assembly protein LapA domain-containing protein has protein sequence MLFKLIKQIFILLIIVVAFLIGAQNPQIVTLNYVIASITMPQAMVISLSFSVGLIAGCIISFKVFTSLKWHNYRLKRQTRLAHQKDS, from the coding sequence ATGTTGTTTAAATTAATTAAGCAAATATTTATATTGCTTATAATAGTAGTGGCTTTCTTGATTGGTGCACAAAACCCTCAAATTGTTACTTTAAACTATGTTATTGCAAGTATAACAATGCCTCAGGCTATGGTTATTAGTCTCAGTTTTAGTGTCGGTTTAATCGCAGGTTGTATTATAAGTTTTAAAGTTTTTACTTCATTAAAATGGCATAATTATCGTCTAAAGCGACAAACAAGACTAGCTCATCAAAAAGATAGCTAA
- the ihfB gene encoding integration host factor subunit beta codes for MTKSELIEQLAEQHPQLSAKDVENSVKEILEQMADSLSESQRIEIRGFGSFSLHFRAPRVGRNPKTGDTVELLGKYVPHFKPGKELRDRVNESLNN; via the coding sequence ATGACAAAGTCAGAACTTATAGAACAATTAGCTGAACAACATCCACAACTTTCTGCCAAAGACGTAGAAAACTCAGTTAAAGAAATTCTTGAGCAAATGGCGGATTCATTATCTGAATCTCAAAGAATCGAAATTCGTGGTTTTGGTAGTTTTTCTCTTCATTTTCGCGCACCACGAGTAGGCCGCAATCCAAAAACGGGTGATACAGTTGAGTTACTTGGAAAGTATGTGCCTCATTTTAAACCTGGTAAAGAGTTAAGAGACCGTGTAAACGAAAGTTTGAACAACTAA
- the rpsA gene encoding 30S ribosomal protein S1: MSENFAQLFEESLKGFEAQQGSIVQGTVISIENNIVLVDAGLKSESAIPAEQFKNAAGELEVAVGDVVDVALDSMEDGFGETILSREKAKRHEAWIRLEKACEEQVTVIGVINGKVKGGFTVEVDTIRAFLPGSLVDVRPVRDTTHLEGKELEFKVIKLDQKRNNVVVSRRAVIESENSQERDELLANLIEGQEVKGIVKNLTDYGAFVDLGGVDGLLHITDMAWKRVKHPSEIVNVGDEIAVKVLKFDKDKTRVSLGLKQLGEDPWAAIAGRYPEGSKLTGRITNLTDYGCFVEIEEGVEGLVHVSEMDWTNKNIHPSKVVSLGDTVEVMVLEIDEERRRISLGLKQCIANPWQEFARLQNKGDQVTGKIKSITDFGIFIGLDGGIDGLVHLSDISWNAPGEEAVREYKKGDEITAIVLQVDPERERISLGVKQIESDPFNNYLDANKKGAIVKGKVTEVDAKGATIEISEGVEGYIRVADIAQERVEDATTAVSVGDEVEAKYVGVDRKNRTLSLSVKALFEAEEKEVLEKLKKEEPEFENAMAAAFKNAQKD; encoded by the coding sequence ATGTCAGAAAATTTTGCGCAGTTATTTGAAGAAAGCTTAAAAGGTTTTGAAGCTCAACAAGGTTCAATCGTTCAAGGTACAGTTATTTCAATTGAAAATAACATTGTATTAGTTGACGCTGGACTTAAGTCTGAAAGTGCAATTCCTGCCGAGCAATTCAAAAATGCTGCTGGTGAACTAGAAGTAGCGGTAGGCGATGTTGTTGATGTTGCTTTAGACTCAATGGAAGATGGTTTCGGTGAAACAATTCTTTCTCGTGAGAAAGCAAAACGTCACGAAGCTTGGATCCGTTTAGAGAAAGCATGTGAAGAGCAAGTAACAGTTATCGGTGTTATCAACGGTAAAGTTAAAGGCGGTTTCACTGTTGAAGTGGATACAATCCGTGCATTCTTACCTGGTTCATTAGTAGATGTGCGTCCAGTACGTGATACAACACACCTTGAAGGCAAAGAGCTTGAGTTTAAAGTTATCAAGCTAGACCAAAAGCGTAACAATGTTGTTGTTTCTCGTCGTGCGGTTATTGAGTCTGAAAATTCTCAAGAGCGTGATGAACTTCTAGCTAACTTAATTGAAGGCCAAGAAGTTAAAGGTATCGTTAAGAACCTTACAGATTACGGTGCGTTCGTTGACTTAGGTGGCGTTGATGGTCTTCTACATATCACAGATATGGCTTGGAAGCGCGTTAAACACCCATCTGAAATCGTTAACGTTGGTGACGAAATCGCTGTTAAAGTATTAAAATTCGACAAAGATAAAACTCGTGTTTCTCTAGGTCTTAAACAACTTGGCGAAGATCCATGGGCAGCTATCGCTGGTCGTTACCCAGAAGGTTCTAAACTTACAGGTCGTATCACGAACTTAACTGATTACGGTTGTTTCGTTGAAATCGAAGAAGGCGTTGAAGGTTTAGTACACGTTTCTGAAATGGATTGGACTAACAAAAATATCCACCCTTCAAAAGTTGTTAGCTTAGGCGACACAGTTGAAGTTATGGTATTAGAGATCGATGAAGAACGTCGTCGTATTTCTTTAGGTCTTAAGCAATGTATCGCTAACCCATGGCAAGAATTTGCTCGTCTACAAAACAAAGGCGATCAAGTTACTGGTAAGATCAAATCAATCACTGATTTCGGTATCTTCATCGGTTTAGACGGTGGTATTGATGGTCTAGTTCACCTTTCTGATATCTCTTGGAATGCTCCAGGTGAAGAAGCTGTACGTGAGTACAAAAAAGGCGACGAAATCACAGCTATCGTATTACAAGTTGACCCAGAGCGTGAGCGTATCTCTTTAGGCGTTAAGCAAATTGAGAGCGATCCATTCAATAACTACCTAGACGCCAATAAAAAAGGTGCTATTGTTAAAGGTAAAGTTACTGAAGTAGACGCAAAAGGCGCTACAATTGAAATTTCTGAAGGCGTTGAAGGTTACATTCGTGTAGCTGATATTGCTCAAGAGCGTGTAGAAGATGCTACTACAGCTGTTTCAGTTGGTGATGAAGTTGAAGCGAAATATGTTGGTGTTGATCGTAAAAACCGTACATTAAGCTTATCTGTTAAAGCTCTTTTCGAAGCTGAAGAGAAAGAAGTTTTAGAGAAACTTAAGAAAGAAGAGCCAGAGTTCGAAAATGCTATGGCAGCTGCTTTCAAAAATGCACAAAAAGACTAA
- the cmk gene encoding (d)CMP kinase, with amino-acid sequence MQAIEPVITVDGPSGSGKGTVCRLLANKLGWDVLDSGAIYRVLALAAIHHQIADSDETALVPLAANLDVQFLIDAEKGIGKIILEGEDVTKRIRNEQVGGVASKVAALPRVREALLRRQRAFRSDKGLIADGRDMGTVVFPDAKLKIYLTASAQERANRRFNELKDSGLDVKIEDLLYDIQARDERDMNRSVAPLVPSADAIIVDTTLLNAEQVFNKIYDLYKESL; translated from the coding sequence ATGCAGGCAATAGAACCGGTGATCACTGTTGATGGTCCAAGCGGCTCTGGTAAAGGGACTGTCTGTCGTTTGTTAGCTAATAAGCTAGGCTGGGACGTGTTAGATAGTGGTGCAATTTATCGAGTGTTGGCATTAGCCGCAATACATCATCAAATTGCAGATTCAGATGAAACTGCACTTGTACCATTAGCTGCGAATTTAGATGTACAATTTTTGATTGACGCTGAAAAAGGAATTGGAAAAATAATTCTAGAAGGCGAGGATGTCACTAAACGAATTCGTAATGAACAAGTAGGTGGCGTGGCTTCTAAAGTAGCTGCATTACCTCGTGTTCGTGAAGCATTATTGAGACGACAACGTGCATTTCGTAGCGACAAGGGCTTAATTGCCGATGGCCGTGATATGGGCACCGTTGTGTTCCCAGACGCAAAATTAAAAATATATTTAACAGCCTCAGCTCAAGAGCGAGCAAATCGCCGCTTTAACGAGTTGAAGGATTCGGGTCTTGATGTTAAAATCGAAGACTTGCTGTATGATATTCAAGCTCGTGATGAACGAGATATGAATCGCAGTGTAGCACCTTTAGTGCCTTCAGCAGATGCGATTATTGTTGATACTACGTTGCTAAATGCAGAACAAGTATTCAACAAAATATATGATTTATATAAAGAATCACTTTAA
- the aroA gene encoding 3-phosphoshikimate 1-carboxyvinyltransferase, translating into MESLLLKAINKVNGSVTLPGSKSLSNRILLLAALCEGVTQVDNLLDSDDIQRMLEALALLGIKVELNETKTTALVYGTGGKFIQPEQALFLGNAGTAFRPLTAVLAASNIDTKLTGEPRMNERPIGHLVDALDALGANITYLENKDYPPLKIQGQGIEGGEVEIDGSISSQFLTALLMAAPLFTNTTTIKIKGELVSKPYIDITLNVMKRFGVVVTNDNYQTFIIEKGQCYQSPRQIMVEGDASSASYFIAAAAINGGCIEINGVGKSSVQGDIAFADVIEQAGAKITWFDNKIVVEKGQLYGVDFDANAIPDAAMTMATVALFAKGKTAIRNIYNWRVKETDRLNAMATELRKVGAIVVEGHDFIEITPPDVIEFATIDTYNDHRIAMCFSMVAVGGHDIVINDPKCTHKTFPTYFETLATISN; encoded by the coding sequence ATGGAATCACTACTGTTAAAAGCAATTAACAAAGTAAACGGCAGTGTGACTTTACCTGGCTCTAAAAGTTTATCAAACCGAATTTTACTGCTCGCTGCATTATGTGAAGGGGTAACTCAAGTTGATAATCTTTTAGATAGCGATGATATTCAGCGCATGCTTGAAGCACTTGCGTTGCTTGGTATTAAAGTCGAGCTTAATGAAACTAAAACAACCGCATTAGTTTATGGTACTGGTGGAAAATTTATTCAGCCAGAGCAAGCATTATTTTTAGGCAATGCAGGCACCGCGTTTCGTCCACTGACGGCTGTTCTTGCCGCCTCTAATATCGATACCAAGCTCACTGGCGAGCCTCGGATGAATGAAAGGCCAATTGGTCACTTAGTTGATGCCCTTGATGCGTTAGGTGCAAATATTACCTACCTAGAAAATAAAGATTATCCGCCACTTAAAATACAGGGGCAGGGCATTGAAGGTGGTGAAGTTGAAATTGATGGCAGTATATCAAGCCAATTTTTAACCGCTTTACTGATGGCCGCGCCACTATTTACCAATACTACAACCATAAAAATCAAAGGCGAATTAGTATCAAAACCTTATATTGATATCACGTTAAATGTAATGAAACGCTTTGGTGTTGTAGTTACGAATGATAATTATCAAACATTTATTATCGAAAAAGGTCAATGCTACCAATCACCAAGACAAATTATGGTTGAAGGGGATGCTTCATCCGCTTCTTATTTCATTGCAGCTGCTGCGATTAATGGTGGGTGTATTGAAATAAATGGCGTAGGTAAAAGCAGTGTTCAAGGCGATATTGCTTTTGCAGATGTGATTGAGCAAGCGGGTGCGAAGATAACTTGGTTCGATAACAAGATTGTAGTTGAAAAAGGTCAACTTTATGGCGTGGATTTTGATGCTAATGCCATTCCTGATGCTGCAATGACAATGGCTACAGTCGCTTTATTTGCTAAAGGTAAAACCGCGATTCGTAATATTTACAATTGGCGAGTGAAAGAAACTGACCGCTTAAATGCGATGGCAACGGAGCTGCGTAAAGTAGGTGCTATCGTTGTCGAAGGACATGATTTTATCGAAATCACCCCACCTGATGTTATCGAATTTGCGACGATTGATACTTACAATGATCACCGGATCGCGATGTGTTTTTCAATGGTAGCGGTCGGGGGACATGATATTGTTATCAACGATCCTAAGTGTACTCATAAAACATTTCCTACTTATTTTGAGACCTTAGCAACAATTAGTAATTAA
- the serC gene encoding 3-phosphoserine/phosphohydroxythreonine transaminase, producing MSVYNFCAGPATLPPDVMKKAQAEFLNWQDMGVSVMEISHRSEPFLAVAAQSEARLRRLMNIPDDYAVLFMHGGGRGQFSAVPLNLHVEGKAAVYCNSGVWSQGALDEANKFIETVNINVRKDTATGFDVTPASDWNLPLDASYVHYCPNETIDGVELFDVPKHPTAPIVADMSSNILSREIDVSAFDLIYAGAQKNIGPSGLTIVIIKKSLLERKGLPRPGILDYSLEHKQGSMFNTPPTFAWYLANEVFAWLEAQGGVKAMEAINKQKAELLYDFIDQSGFYSNKVAKHCRSLMNVPFWLNNEKLNDLFLSQANQAGLLALEGHRSVGGMRASIYNALPLEGVQALVDFMAVFAKENG from the coding sequence ATGAGTGTTTATAATTTTTGTGCGGGTCCTGCGACTTTGCCACCTGATGTAATGAAAAAAGCACAAGCTGAGTTTTTAAATTGGCAAGATATGGGGGTTTCTGTGATGGAGATCAGCCATCGCAGCGAGCCTTTTTTAGCTGTAGCGGCGCAAAGTGAAGCGCGTTTACGTCGTTTAATGAATATTCCAGATGATTACGCTGTGTTATTTATGCATGGTGGGGGTCGTGGTCAATTCTCTGCTGTGCCATTAAATTTGCATGTTGAGGGTAAAGCCGCTGTTTATTGTAACAGTGGTGTATGGTCGCAGGGTGCGCTCGATGAAGCTAATAAGTTTATTGAAACGGTGAATATTAACGTTCGTAAAGACACAGCGACTGGTTTTGATGTCACTCCTGCAAGTGATTGGAATCTACCTCTTGATGCTTCATATGTACATTATTGCCCGAATGAAACAATTGATGGGGTTGAGTTATTTGATGTGCCTAAGCATCCAACTGCGCCAATTGTAGCTGATATGTCGTCAAATATTTTATCGCGAGAAATTGATGTTAGCGCGTTTGATTTAATCTATGCGGGCGCGCAAAAAAATATCGGCCCATCAGGTTTAACTATCGTTATCATTAAAAAATCATTATTAGAGCGTAAAGGATTGCCACGCCCTGGTATCTTAGATTATAGCCTTGAGCATAAGCAAGGCAGCATGTTTAATACACCACCTACCTTTGCTTGGTACCTTGCCAATGAAGTATTTGCATGGCTAGAAGCCCAAGGTGGTGTTAAAGCTATGGAAGCAATAAACAAACAAAAAGCCGAATTACTATATGACTTTATTGATCAAAGTGGTTTTTATTCCAACAAAGTAGCTAAACATTGCCGTTCACTGATGAATGTGCCTTTTTGGTTAAATAATGAAAAGCTGAATGATTTATTTCTAAGTCAAGCTAATCAAGCAGGCTTATTAGCATTAGAAGGACACCGTTCTGTTGGCGGTATGCGTGCAAGTATCTATAACGCGCTGCCTCTTGAAGGCGTACAAGCATTAGTCGATTTTATGGCTGTATTTGCAAAGGAAAATGGCTAA
- the gyrA gene encoding DNA topoisomerase (ATP-hydrolyzing) subunit A, translating to MTDRANEILPVNIEDELKNSYLDYAMSVIVGRALPDVRDGLKPVHRRVLFAMNELKNDWNKPYKKSARVVGDVIGKYHPHGDSAVYDTIVRMAQPFSLRYMLVDGQGNFGSVDGDSAAAMRYTEIRMARVSHELLADLEKETVDYVDNYDGTEKIPAVLPTKIPNLLVNGASGIAVGMATNIPPHNLNEVINGCLALINNPDITIDELIDYIPGPDFPTAAIISGKKGIEQAYKTGRGKVYIRAKAEVETDERGKETIIVHELPYQVNKARLIEKIAELVKDKKIEGISALRDESDKDGMRIVVEIKRGEVGEVVLNNLYAQTSMQTVFGMNMVALDNGQPKLLNLKEMLHAFVVHRREVVTRRTVFDLRKARDRAHTLEGLAIALANIDPIIELIRRSPTPAEAKEALLARPWDLGHVQSMLERTGESNVARPEWLDAELGIRDGQYHLSPQQAQAILELRLHRLTGLEHEKILAEYQELLDLIAELLHILSSPERLLEVIRDELALAKEQYGDERRTVITAAAHDISLEDLINEEDVVVTLSHEGYVKYQPLSDYEAQRRGGKGKSATKMKDEDFIERLLVANTHDTILCFSTAGRLYWLKVYQLPLASRAARGKPIINLLPLEANERITAILPVREYEENKYIFMATAFGTVKKTPLTAYSRQRSSGIIAVNLNEGDSLIGVDITDGTNEIMLFSDAGKVVRFKESEESEVLDENGNLVLDENGQPEIKFKGVRPMGRTATGVRGIKMGEGQRVVSLIVPKNDGSILTVTENGYGKRTNLEDYPSKSRATQGVVSIKVSERNGKVVGAVQVLENDEIMLISNRGTLVRTRVQEVSTVGRNTQGVILIRTIDEELVVGLQRIDEIEEAEYFEEVVATSDDTPASETPDNEAEIPTAE from the coding sequence ATGACTGATCGCGCCAATGAAATCCTTCCAGTTAATATTGAAGACGAACTAAAGAACTCTTACCTTGATTATGCCATGAGCGTAATAGTAGGACGTGCTTTACCTGATGTTCGTGATGGCTTAAAGCCTGTTCACCGTCGTGTATTATTCGCGATGAATGAACTCAAGAATGATTGGAACAAACCTTATAAAAAATCTGCTCGTGTCGTCGGTGACGTAATCGGTAAATATCACCCACATGGTGATAGCGCAGTGTACGATACCATAGTTCGTATGGCTCAGCCTTTCTCACTGCGTTATATGCTAGTAGATGGCCAAGGAAACTTTGGTTCGGTTGATGGCGATTCTGCAGCGGCAATGCGTTATACCGAAATCCGTATGGCGCGTGTTTCTCACGAGCTATTAGCCGATTTAGAAAAAGAAACCGTCGATTATGTAGATAACTACGATGGTACTGAAAAAATTCCAGCCGTATTACCAACTAAAATACCAAATTTACTTGTTAATGGTGCTTCGGGCATCGCTGTTGGTATGGCGACAAACATTCCTCCGCATAATTTAAATGAAGTCATCAATGGCTGTTTGGCGTTAATTAATAACCCAGATATTACTATTGATGAACTCATTGACTATATTCCAGGTCCTGATTTCCCAACCGCAGCTATCATCAGCGGTAAAAAAGGCATTGAACAAGCCTATAAAACGGGTCGTGGGAAAGTGTATATTCGTGCAAAAGCAGAAGTCGAAACTGATGAACGTGGTAAAGAAACTATTATTGTTCATGAGTTACCGTATCAGGTTAATAAAGCACGATTAATCGAAAAAATTGCAGAATTAGTTAAAGACAAAAAGATTGAAGGGATCAGTGCATTACGTGACGAGTCTGATAAAGATGGTATGCGTATTGTGGTTGAAATCAAACGTGGTGAAGTGGGTGAGGTTGTTTTAAACAACTTATATGCACAAACATCGATGCAAACCGTATTTGGTATGAATATGGTTGCGTTAGATAATGGCCAGCCTAAGTTACTTAACTTAAAAGAAATGCTCCATGCGTTTGTGGTCCATCGCCGCGAAGTAGTCACACGCCGTACCGTATTTGATTTACGTAAAGCGCGCGACCGTGCTCATACGCTTGAAGGTTTAGCAATTGCACTTGCTAATATCGATCCAATTATTGAATTGATCCGTCGCTCGCCTACACCTGCTGAAGCAAAAGAAGCGCTCCTTGCTCGTCCGTGGGACTTAGGTCATGTGCAATCAATGCTTGAACGCACAGGTGAAAGCAATGTAGCACGTCCTGAGTGGCTAGATGCTGAATTAGGTATTCGTGATGGTCAATATCATTTATCACCACAACAAGCACAAGCAATTCTTGAATTACGTTTACACCGTTTAACTGGGTTAGAACACGAGAAAATTTTAGCTGAGTACCAAGAGCTACTTGACTTAATCGCTGAGCTATTGCATATCTTGTCATCGCCTGAGCGTTTACTTGAAGTGATCCGTGACGAGCTGGCACTTGCAAAAGAACAATATGGTGATGAACGCCGTACTGTGATTACTGCAGCGGCGCATGACATCAGTTTAGAAGACTTAATTAATGAAGAAGATGTGGTTGTAACACTTTCTCATGAAGGTTATGTGAAATATCAGCCGCTAAGTGATTATGAAGCACAGCGTCGTGGTGGTAAGGGCAAATCAGCAACTAAAATGAAAGATGAAGATTTCATTGAACGTTTACTTGTTGCTAATACTCACGATACGATTTTATGTTTCTCAACCGCGGGTCGTTTATACTGGTTAAAAGTATATCAATTACCTTTAGCAAGCCGTGCTGCACGTGGTAAGCCGATTATTAATTTACTTCCTCTAGAAGCAAATGAACGTATTACCGCTATTTTACCGGTGCGTGAATATGAAGAAAATAAATACATCTTCATGGCAACTGCGTTTGGTACAGTGAAGAAAACCCCATTAACTGCTTATAGCCGCCAGCGTTCAAGTGGCATTATCGCCGTAAACTTAAACGAAGGTGATAGCTTAATTGGAGTAGATATCACAGATGGCACTAACGAAATCATGTTGTTCTCTGATGCTGGTAAAGTAGTACGTTTCAAAGAGTCTGAAGAAAGTGAAGTGCTTGATGAAAACGGTAATCTAGTTTTAGATGAAAATGGACAACCAGAGATTAAGTTTAAAGGTGTCCGTCCTATGGGTCGTACCGCAACGGGTGTTCGTGGTATTAAAATGGGCGAAGGCCAACGCGTAGTATCGCTTATTGTACCTAAAAATGACGGCTCTATCTTAACAGTAACCGAAAATGGTTATGGTAAACGTACTAACTTAGAGGATTACCCATCGAAGAGTCGAGCGACTCAAGGTGTAGTATCAATCAAAGTTAGCGAACGTAATGGTAAAGTGGTTGGTGCTGTTCAAGTACTCGAAAATGACGAAATCATGCTGATTTCTAACCGCGGTACATTGGTTCGAACTCGTGTTCAAGAAGTCTCGACTGTTGGGCGAAATACCCAAGGTGTTATTTTGATCCGAACTATTGACGAAGAGCTAGTAGTTGGTTTACAACGTATCGATGAGATTGAAGAAGCGGAATATTTTGAAGAAGTAGTAGCAACTTCAGATGACACTCCTGCTTCAGAGACTCCTGATAACGAGGCCGAAATACCAACGGCTGAGTAA